Genomic window (Chionomys nivalis chromosome 7, mChiNiv1.1, whole genome shotgun sequence):
ggaggaaaaggaggaagcacTTCCAATCCACCTCCCTATGACCTGGATGCCACTCTCCAACAGAATGGTCTCTGTCAAGCTACGGATGGACCCTCTGTGCAGCGGGGTGTCAAGACCTGGTTAGAAAGCCACTTCCAGACACCAACCTTCTCCTCGGTCAGTCTGGTCACTCACCATCTACACCAGGATCTTGGGCCTGGGGAGGCATTTCTGCACGCTGGTCCTCATGCAGCTCGAAACGAAAGGCAGCAACTCTGCGGCTGATGTCGCGGTGTGGTGTGGCCTGCAGGAAAAGGGCCCGGCGCTCGCGGGGACCCCATCGCACGCAGCGGCCGCCAGCCAGGTCTGGGCCCTCGGCCAGTAGCAACTCTAGGTTGCCGCCCATCCGTTCAGCGAAGACCTGGGCACCAGCGAAGGGCCGCGTTGGGCGCAGACAGACGATGCTGGGCCGCGTGCCCGGATCGGGGCTGTCCAGGGTCAAGCGCAGCGCCCCGGCTGGGTACAGCCACTCGACAGCGCCCTTAGTACAATCCAGGGTCAGCTGCCCCACGCTGCCGGGCTCCTGGGTCAAGCCGCTGAGGACAGGACGGTGGTTCTCAGGCGGGTGGCCCTTGTTCCCCTAGGCGGCTCACCCCCTTTCCCGCAGCTACCAACACCTGCGTCCACTCTGTGGAACAGGACGTTGAGGTCTGTGCCACCTCAGTTCCCAGTGGGAGGAAGGCCCCCAATACAAGATGAAAAAACCCTCCCCACAATCCCTCCTGAGGACCGTACCTGCCCCTCCAGCTGCAGCGGTCCTCGGAGTAACCGGCACGAGCAGAGACGGTCAGGAGGCCGCAGCATAGCGCGCAGAGAAGCACGGCTACCGGCATGGTTCGGGGACGCGCCGGGACCTCGGGCTGCTGCCCCGGGAGGGTCGGGGCCGCAGCGCGAGTAGTTCGCGGTGCGGCCGCCAGGCCCGGCGCGTCCCCACAACCGGCGACCCCTCTGCGCAAACCCCTTTGAGCTCCCCGGACTAGGGGGGCGGGGCCTTTGCTCTCGGACCAATCGCCACAAGCTCCAGAACTTTCCGCCAATTGCAGTGCCCTCGGAGGGGCGGGGCGGACTGAAGGCGGGAGCGTGGTCAAGGGCTGCGACGGAGTGTGTGGCgttcctctctcttctttggaCAATCCCCAGTACCCTGGAACCTTTGGCGAGTGGGTGGGAGTGGCTGTCGACTAGAATCTGGAAAGCTTCTCAATTCATTTGGCCTTCACTGGACGTCAGTAAGATTGTCCCTTCCTGAGAGAGAGAGTGGAGTCTGCAGCCAACATCTGAACACTGGTACCCTGCTGCTGGTACTCCAGGGAAGAGGAATTAGAACACCTGTGTCCCTGCGTCCCATAACGGAAGGTGCAGAGGGTCCTGACTAGCCTAGGGCCTGCGTGATGAAACTAAGCCAAGCCTTGGATTTGGGTAAGAGGAAGAGCACCGGCTAGCTATGGAAGGAGCAGTGTGGGTTGGGTGGGCCTCCTTCTGCACTATACTTTTTTAGAGCCACCTGCACATTAAGTAAATACCATGAAAAACTCTGTCACTGTGGAGACCTGCCTGGGGATCCACAGACTGGAAGCAAAGCCTGGAATTATTTGTCCTTGCCAAAGTCGAGAGCAACTGAAACAGAATCTCAAGGATAGCCAGGAGGCCTGGGGATAGGGCTAGGTTATACAGTGTTCATCACTCAGGCATGAAACCCTAGGCTTGATCTTCATAATACTGTCAAACTGATTGTAGTGGGCCGTGCCTCCATCGCAGAAGTAGAGGGAGGAGTGCCTTGGACGTATGTAGTGTATTGAAGGCCTGTCTGAGCTACCTGGGACCCTcctaaaaggaaatgaaaacaaagaaaaacaaacacaatctgaacccccaccccccaccaaagAGAAGCACTTCTTTGGAAGGGTAGAGAGGACTGAAGTCAGAGGGAAGCCTTGGAAGTCCCTGAGGATCTCTTTTCCAACTCCAGGACTCTACCTCGGTATCCACTGTCCTCCTGGTTTCTTTTGAAACCCTCCAGTTGGCCAGGACCTGGACTCAGGGACAGATGAGACCCAGTGGTCTCATTGTTGGTATCAGTTAGTCCTGCTGCCATCTTCCGGAAACACTAACTACCCTGTCCTTGACTCCTAGGCCCTCTCAGACTAATAGGTGGTACAGCTGGCTTCTTGCTCCGGACAAGGGGGTCAAAAGAAGGTATTATAATAGTCAAAGGTGAAAGTGACCAGAGCCttcttgatgtgtgtgtgtgtgtgtgtgtgtcctgtaagAAACACTAAATAGCcaaatagctgggcagtggtggtgcacgcctttaatcccagcacttgggaggcagaggcctctctgtgagttcaaggccagtctgaccgacagagcaagttccagaacaggctccaaatcaacagagaaacactgtctcaaaacaaacaatactAAAATAAtatggattggagagatggctcagtagttaaaaacacATTACTTCaattgcagaagacctgagttgtgttcccagcacccatatggagaGGATCACAACagcatgtaactccagcttcaggggaataGATGactcttgtctccacaggcaCAAGCATTCGCATGCATGTGCATTatggtcacacacatacatacaccaaagtaaaaaataaatcataataaaatattaaaaaatatcactcagccgggcggtagtggcgcacgcctttaatcccagcactcaggaggcagaggcaggcggatctctgtgagttcgagaccagcctggtctacaagagctagttccaggacaggaaccaaaagctacggagaaaccctgtctcgaaaaaaaaaaaaaaaatcactcagccTGATGAAAGTATAGCAGATGCCAAGGCATTTACAGAAGGACACAGGACACCTGGGTCAGCTGTGGATGTCCAGGCCTAAGCACTTTGGTCATTCTTTGGCGGTCTCCTCAGCCCAAGCCTCTGAGGCAGATAGTAGTCTGCAGGCGCCCTCTAATGGTGATATGGGGCATGGGTAAGCCAGTTTCAGAGACTTGGCTTCCTACCCTAGCTCTCTTCTAGAGGCTAGCATCCTAGCAATAAGAGGGACTCCAAAGGGGTAACCTGGTCTGAAAGAAGTTCTCATCTGACCTGAACCTCTGTATTAGACTTGTCCGTC
Coding sequences:
- the Metrn gene encoding meteorin, with translation MPVAVLLCALCCGLLTVSARAGYSEDRCSWRGSGLTQEPGSVGQLTLDCTKGAVEWLYPAGALRLTLDSPDPGTRPSIVCLRPTRPFAGAQVFAERMGGNLELLLAEGPDLAGGRCVRWGPRERRALFLQATPHRDISRRVAAFRFELHEDQRAEMPPQAQDPGVDGACRPCSDAELLLAACTSDFVIHGTIHGVTHDMELQESVITVVATRVVRQTLPLFQEEGSEGLGQTSIRTPLRCGVRPGPGSFLFMGWSRFGEAWLGCAPRFQEFSRVYTAALTAHLNPCEVALD